atttgcaactgcgacctggccaagataaagcatagcagtgtgaacagacaacacagagttacacatggagtaaacaattaacaagtcaataacaaagtagaaaaaaaagagagtctatatacattgtgtgcaaaaggcatgaggaggtaggcgaataattacaattttgcagataaacactggagtgaaaaatgattagatggtcatgtacaggtagagatattggtgtgcaaaagagcagaaaagtaataaataaaaacagtatggggatgaggtaggtaaaaatgggtgggctatttaccgatagactatgtacagctcggttagctgctcagatagcagatgtttgaagttggtgagggagataaaagtctccaacacCGTAATGGGAAAATCCGGCTATAGTGGATCTGATTGAATCAGGGCCCTCAGTATAACATCATCGTTATGGAGGATAACATATGCTGATACATGTTTAAAGAATGGATTCCTCTGAACCACCGtttagagaaagagacagacacagagtctGGCCAAGGAGAAACCATGACTATGACAGACGGAGGACTTTGTACCTAACTGATATAATGACTGTAAAATGTCCAGTTGTATATGTTTCCACACCACCCACGGAGTTACAGATAGACCAAGAGGACTTTTATTGAGAGTTTAGCGCCGCCTTGTGGTGACTTTAATGTAAACGTGGAGtcttctgtagctcagttggtagagaatgggagcttgcaacgccaggatatTGGGTTTGATTCCTGCGATCCCCCCATAAGTAAGATGAATGCATGCATGAATGTAAGTCACTTTGGAGAAAAGTGTTTGCTAGATGGGATATAAGTATGTCAACATCAGATCTGTCGATTAATTATCAACTTAGATATAAATTCCATTACTTTACAACAAAGAACACGTGAATGATTATCTTTctcaagacagacagactgcaggAAGGAACACCTGTGTTCTATCATGTATATCCCCAGGGATTTGGGGGGAAAACCAACCCCGTTCTCTGATATCTTGTGTGAGGCAGGCGAAGAGCACAGGGCTATATAAAGATGGCTCGATAATGAACAGGCATTGGAGGAATCCACGGCCcgctcaccacacacacacacacacatatatacacccACACACTTCCTCCTATTAAGTCATCCCCGCCTTCTCTCTTCTCCAATTGGATATTGCCACTATGGCCCCTCCCCATAAGAACTTTGTCAAACAACTGTCAAAGCGTTCTAATTTGCATTCTCATGGAATGTAACTGTCATGGAACATTGGTTCCAACATGGTGCCAATTTAAATGAAGGGAAAAAAATGATCTATTGCTAAGCTGTAGTCTGTGTGtcctctggaccctggtcaaatgtaaATGCACTGCTTAGGGAagtgggtgccatttgggaaccaACTTATATCTATGACAGAGCCAGACcactctgtctcctctttctccctacAGACAAGTGTTTATTAATACATGTAAACCGAATCATAGTCGCCAGGGCAACGCATAGCAGCCCACTGActggtggagaggaggcagagtcaatcctctctctctctctatctctttctttctccctgtctctttctctctctctctctctctttctctctctctctctctctctctcatctctctcatctctctctctctctctctctctctctctctctctctttcatctctccttcctttctctcttatcctcccctcactctctcttctccagaCCCACTGTCTTAGTTTCATCTTGTGGATATACTGTctaaggacagaggagaggagaaaaggattGGAGAGAAAGTATCTGCTGAATGGTAAGTTTATCAAACATATCTAATAACATCAACTTCAAGTCTGTGCGTTTTTTTGAGATCGTGGTCCAACAGCTACTTAAAGTGTGTTTCTGGATCGGTTTTCAGAGTGTTTATCTGTAAAGCAGAGACACAGTTATTTATGTCCTGATAAAGTAGTTGTTTGGTCAGTGCAGGTTTGTACCTCTCTGAATCTGAATAATCTGCTGTAGGGCAGTTTGTGGACAGTCAACTGTAAAGCAGTTTGTGGACAGTCAACTGTAGGGCAGTTTGTGGGCAGTCAACTGTAGGGCAGTTTGTGGGCAGTCAACTGTAGGGCAGTTTGTGGACAGTCAACTGTAAAGCAGTTTGTGGACAGTCAACTGTAGGGCAGTTTGTGGACAGTCAACTGTAAAGCAGTTTGTGGACAGTCAACTGTAGGGCAGTTTGTGGGCAGTCAACTGTAGGGCAGTTTGTGGACAGTCAACTGTAAAGCAGTTTGTGGACAGTCAACTGTAAGGCAGTTTGTGGGCAGTCAACTGTAAGGCAGTTTGTGGGCAGTCAACTGTAAGGCAATTTGTGGGCAGTCAACTGTAAGGCAGTTTGTGGGCAGTCAACTGTAAGGCAGTTTGTGGGCAGTCAACTGTAAGGCAGTTTGTACATGTACATAAGCGGGAGACTCATGACGGAGGCTCTGTAGGAATGTGTCTTCTCCAAGCGTACCCTGCccaggcaggaagagagagacagctggtcCCCCTGCCATGCCGGTAACTGTCAATCCTAGGACACCGGCGACACTGCAGAGAGACTGGCACTGAAAACAGTGGTTAAATGTACATAAATTGTTCATAAGAGGGGTACAGAGGGGTACAGCTAGGTAGTTTTCCAGAGTCCATTCACAGGTTACAAAAACTGACACAGTATATGACACAGGAAGTACTTGTATACAGCAGTGGTTTTCTTTTGAGTTAACagctcatacattttttttttttggggggggggggggggggggggggttgcctcTAAAGACAGGTCCTGTCCTACAAGAACAGTTGGTTTTGTTTAATTGGTGGGTTCACAAAAAAACACTAAAACGTCAACAACGAGTCCAACAATAAGTAATAAGTGAGTCTTACAGAATAAGCTAATGCTAGCTCCGGCTAACTTAACAGGCCAAGTCATTACAGCTAAACACCGAGCTTAGTCTTCCTGACGCAGTGTGAATAGTTTGTCCATCGACTGGTACATGACATGTTAGGACGATGTACTCTGTAATGTACTCTATGTCATAACAGTTGCTAAAGCGTTAGAGCCAGAGGCTACGAGCCAGGCTAGAGGGTGTCACAGTGTTTCTGTGAATGCCTGTGTATTAGGATATAGGTCAATGTGTGTCCCCATAAGAATAAGAGTAAACgcacagtgtgcgtgtgtgtgtgtgtgtgtgtctgtgtgtgtgtgtgtgatcccagCTGTCCGTTGGTGCTAGGCTAGGGCAGCTGTCCCGTGGTGACTGACGTTCTTTAGGCTTATTGCTGTAATGCACCCCACCTCACCGTAACCCCTACCCCGCCTGACCCCTTCCTCTGTTTCCAGTTGACTAAAACATCCTGATCGAAGACAACACCACCCCAGTCTGTTGAATGTGTTTCAACCTATAGACTCTGTGGTTGGCATGCCTGTCCGCCAAAACAAACTGTTTCCTATATGGTCGCAGCTGGCTTTTTCTACAATATCACATTATTAGGTTTACAATATTACTCACAACTTCTGTTCGCTCTTCATCTTCTTCCTCTTCATCACAGGGCATGGAAGACCAAGAGACTGAGCTGCCGATGGACCCGGAAATCTGCTTCGATCCGCTGTTCATCGACGAGGAAGATAAGAATGGGGACGATGGTGTTGAAGAGGAGACAGGCGCTTCATTCCAGCCTCTACTGGGAGATACCAGAACAGACACAGTCCTGACGGGCTCAGCTCACAGTCAGTCCTCCCTATCGGATACCTGCAGAGAGACACACCTGGATGAGACACAAGCCCAGTTCAAGGACATGGACACCATGTTTAGAAGTCGTGTCGGAGAAACGACAGACTCGTTTGGGTCTCACCTGTCGACGACGGCCCAAATTAACACACACCTTAGTGGGTTAGGACAGATCCAGCCACACCTTAGTGGGTTAGGACAGAACCAGCCACACCTTAGTGGGTTAGGACAGAACCAGCCACACCTTAGTGGGTTAGGACAGAACCAGCCACACCTTAGTGGGTTAGGACAGATTCAACCACACCTTAGTGGGTTAGGACAGATTCAACCACACCTTAGTGGGGTAGGACAGAACCAACCACACCTTAGTGGGTTAGGACAGAACCAACCATACCTTAGTGGGTTAGGACAGAACCAGCCACACCTTAGTGGGTTAGGACAGATCCAGCCACACCTTAGTGGGTTAGGACAGAACCAGCCACACCTTAGTGGGTTAGGACAGAACCAGCCACACCTTAGTGGGGTAGGACAGATCCAGCCACACCTTAGTGGGTTAGGACAGAACCAGCCACACCTTAGTGGGTTAGGACAGATCCAGCCACACCTTAGTGGGGTAGGACAGAACCAACCACACCTTAGTGGGTTAGGACAGATTCAGCCACACCTTAGTGGGGTAGGACAGATTCAACCACACCTGAGGGAGATGGATGACCTATTGAAGAGTTGTGAAGACATGACAGGTGTCTCCATCGCCTCCTGCCTGTCCAccatgtacacagacacacacctgtctggaGCAGCTCAGAACCAGAATCAGTCAGACATACAGAAGATGGTTGCTATGATGGGGAGCTGTGGTGGTAATGAGTGTCACACAGGTGGATCCATCCTgacctacacagacacacacgtggaGGAGTCTAGGAACCAGTGCCAAAGCCACCTGAAGGAGGTGGAATCCATTTTGGATCAGAGTGGAGCCACAGGAGCCGCTGTCCAGCCTCAGTTGCCTCCTCTTACCGCCGCAGGCACTCAGCTGAGTGGCACTATGGCTGAGTATCAGACCGAGCTAATGGCGATGCTGGCCATGTTAGAGAACTGTATGGAGGAGGCAGGGATTACCTTTGACCCTTTAGAGTGGACTTACCCTAGTTTACCCAAAGGATACGGCCAACCCAACCCCAACATGAAAAAGGTAGCACAAGACAGACACATGGAGAGAGGAGTCGCAACACAAGGACACAAGGAGTCTGTGGGATGTGTGGCTATGAAGCCATATTTGGGAAGTACCTTTGGCCAATTTGAGCCCCCAAGCTACCAAGCTATCTCCACAGAAAGACACTCGGATGAGTTAGGAGACTGTGGAGATACACACACAAGAGGGTCCATGTCCACGGTGGTATGTGACGAGGACACAGAAGGACATGTCTCCGGTGTTTCTGTGGGGGACACAGAGGCTCACATTATCTGGGGTCAACAACTAGAGACAGGGctgggaggggtggagatgaggggATCCGTGCAGGAGTTGGAGGTGCTGGGTACTGCGCTAGAGGGGTGCATCGAGGAGGTGGAGAAACTGGAGAAGAGACGGAATGAACTGATGGGAGAGCTGCAGGCACTGAGAGAGGAGAAgacggggacagaggaagggagtgaAGGAGGGCAGGCGGCACAGTTAAGCCAGGTGCTGAATATTGAGGCAGACGGGAGGAGGGAGGCGCGGATGAGGGAGTGGCAGTCTTTGAGGGCTGAGAGGAGTGAGGAGCAGAGGAGGCTGTCCAGTGTGCGTCTGGAGAGGCAGGGTCTTCAGGAGGAGATTAGGAGGCTGAAGAGGAGGCTGTTCTCTGTCGCCAGGGAGTGTGCTCACAACCAGGTCACCCTGGCAACCCAGCAGCGTGAGGTTGCCCTGCTAAACAAAGAACAGGTAGGGGCTGGAGTGTTCTTCTGACCATTCCAGAACTTTCTGAGTATCCACTACACTTCTGGGTGTTCAGGATATACATGAGTATCCATTACACTTCTGGGTGTTCAGGATATACATGAGTATCCACTACACTTCTGTGTGTTCAGGATATACATGAGTATCCACTACACTTCTGTGTGTTCAGGATATACATGAGTATCCAATACACTTCTGGGTGTTCAGGATATACATGAGTATCCACTACACTTCTGTGTGTTCAGGATATACATGAGTATCCACTACACTTCTGGGTGTTCAGGATATACATGAGTATCCACTACACTTCTGTGTGTTCAGGATATACATGAGTATCCAATACACTTCTGGGTGTTCAGGATATACATGAGTATCCAATACACTTCTGAGTGTTCAGGATATACATGAGTATCCATTACACTTCTGGGTGTTCAGGATATACATGAGTATCCACTACACTTCTGTGTGTTCAGGATATACATGAGTATCCACTACACTTCTGTGTGTTCAGGATATACATGAGTATCCAATACACTTCTGGGTGTTCAGGATATACATGAGTATCCACTACACTTCTGTGTGTTCAGGATATACATGAGTATCCACTACACTTCTGGGTGTTCAGGATATACATGAGTATCCACTACACTTCTGTGTGTTCAGGATATACATGAGTATCCAATACACTTCTGGGTGTTCAGGATATACATGAGTATCCACTACACTTCTGGGTGTTCAGGATATACATGAGTATCCACTACACTTCTGTGTGTTCAGGATATACATGAGTATCCAATACACTTCTGTGTGTTCAGGATATACATGAGTATCCACTACACTTCTGGGTGTTTCAGCacctttttaattattattatttttatttaaccaggaaggccagttgagaacaagttctcatttacaactgcgacctggccaagataaagcaaagcattacgacaaaaacaacacagagttacacacgggaTTAACAAACattcagtcaataacacaatagaaaaatctgtatacagtgtgttcaAGTAGTAAGGAGTaggaagtaaggaggtaaggcaataagtaggccaatagtggcgaagtaattacaatgtatcagattaacactggagtgatacacgTGCAGacgaggatgtgcaagtagaaatgctGGTGTGCAagagagcagaaaaacaaaaacacatatggggatgaggtagttggtaggatggatgggctgtttacagatgggctgtgtacagctgcagcgatcgggtGTCCATATACCTTCTGAGC
This genomic interval from Oncorhynchus clarkii lewisi isolate Uvic-CL-2024 chromosome 18, UVic_Ocla_1.0, whole genome shotgun sequence contains the following:
- the LOC139372782 gene encoding uncharacterized protein: MGMEDQETELPMDPEICFDPLFIDEEDKNGDDGVEEETGASFQPLLGDTRTDTVLTGSAHSQSSLSDTCRETHLDETQAQFKDMDTMFRSRVGETTDSFGSHLSTTAQINTHLSGLGQIQPHLSGLGQNQPHLSGLGQNQPHLSGLGQNQPHLSGLGQIQPHLSGLGQIQPHLSGVGQNQPHLSGLGQNQPYLSGLGQNQPHLSGLGQIQPHLSGLGQNQPHLSGLGQNQPHLSGVGQIQPHLSGLGQNQPHLSGLGQIQPHLSGVGQNQPHLSGLGQIQPHLSGVGQIQPHLREMDDLLKSCEDMTGVSIASCLSTMYTDTHLSGAAQNQNQSDIQKMVAMMGSCGGNECHTGGSILTYTDTHVEESRNQCQSHLKEVESILDQSGATGAAVQPQLPPLTAAGTQLSGTMAEYQTELMAMLAMLENCMEEAGITFDPLEWTYPSLPKGYGQPNPNMKKVAQDRHMERGVATQGHKESVGCVAMKPYLGSTFGQFEPPSYQAISTERHSDELGDCGDTHTRGSMSTVVCDEDTEGHVSGVSVGDTEAHIIWGQQLETGLGGVEMRGSVQELEVLGTALEGCIEEVEKLEKRRNELMGELQALREEKTGTEEGSEGGQAAQLSQVLNIEADGRREARMREWQSLRAERSEEQRRLSSVRLERQGLQEEIRRLKRRLFSVARECAHNQVTLATQQREVALLNKEQLELDALIIKLTEEVSQLRSTHQSQLSTLQSQLQTHSQTPNPIEEMTQSKRNSCGELQQYLQGGLKALEERYEPMLLALLKRREGTSEALVKARQQAQELRARRGPLREEGQRLGLQRACLEERLKLTETHRREDVEQYRETVDRLEETSREQKMELQIQKRKTKEMEELRDSLTKEVYLYRGIVEDHNKNDLTSVREET